In the genome of Nycticebus coucang isolate mNycCou1 chromosome 12, mNycCou1.pri, whole genome shotgun sequence, one region contains:
- the RARG gene encoding retinoic acid receptor gamma isoform X3 yields MVPSSPSPPPPPRVYKPCFVCNDKSSGYHYGVSSCEGCKGFFRRSIQKNMVYTCHRDKNCIINKVTRNRCQYCRLQKCFEVGMSKEAVRNDRNKKKKEVKEEGSPDSYELSPQLEELITKVSKAHQETFPSLCQLGKYTTNSSADHRVQLDLGLWDKFSELATKCIIKIVEFAKRLPGFTGLSIADQITLLKAACLDILMLRICTRYTPEQDTMTFSDGLTLNRTQMHNAGFGPLTDLVFAFAGQLLPLEMDDTETGLLSAICLICGDRMDLEEPEKVEKLQEPLLEALRLYARRRRPSQPYMFPRMLMKITDLRGISTKGAERAITLKMEIPGPMPPLIREMLENPEMFEDDSSQPGPHAKTEHEAPRGQGKRGQSPQPDQGP; encoded by the exons ATGGTGCCCAGCTCGCCCTCGCCCCCTCCGCCTCCTCGGGTCTATAAGCCATGCTTCGTGTGCAATGACAAGTCCTCTGGCTACCACTATGGGGTCAGCTCTTGTGAAGGCTGCAAG GGCTTCTTCCGCCGCAGCATCCAGAAGAACATGGTGTACACATGTCACCGCGATAAAAATTGTATTATCAACAAAGTGACCAGGAATCGCTGCCAGTACTGCCGACTGCAGAAGTGCTTCGAAGTGGGCATGTCTAAGGAAG CTGTGAGGAATGACCggaataagaagaagaaagaggtaaaggAAGAAGGGTCACCTGACAGCTATGAGCTGAGCCCACAGTTAGAAGAGCTCATCACCAAGGTCAGCAAAGCCCATCAAGAGACCTTCCCCTCGCTCTGCCAGCTGGGCAAATACACCACG AACTCTAGTGCAGACCACCGGGTACAGCTGGATCTGGGGCTGTGGGACAAGTTCAGTGAGTTGGCCACCAAGTGCATCATCAAGATCGTGGAGTTTGCCAAGCGGTTGCCCGGTTTTACAGGGCTTAGCATTGCTGACCAGATTACTCTGCTTAAGGCTGCCTGCTTGGACATCCTG ATGCTGCGGATCTGCACAAGGTACACCCCAGAGCAGGACACCATGACCTTCTCAGATGGGCTGACCCTGAACCGGACCCAGATGCACAATGCTGGCTTCGGACCCCTCACAGACTTGGTCTTTGCCTTTGCTGGGCAGCTCCTGCCTCTGGAGATGGATGACACGGAGACAGGGCTGCTCAGTGCCATCTGCCTCATCTGTGGAG ACCGCATGGATTTGGAGGAGCCTGAAAAAGTGGAGAAGCTGCAGGAGCCGCTGCTGGAAGCCCTTAGGCTGTACGCCCGGCGCCGGCGGCCCAGCCAGCCCTACATGTTCCCACGGATGCTCATGAAAATCACCGACCTCCGGGGCATCAGCACTAAGG GAGCAGAAAGGGCCATTACCCTGAAGATGGAGATTCCAGGCCCGATGCCTCCCCTGATTCGAGAGATGCTGGAAAACCCTGAAATGTTTGAGGATGACTCCTCACAGCCTGGTCCCCACGCCAAGACCGAGCATGAGGCTCCCAGGGGCCAGGGCAAAAGAGGCCAAAGTCCCCAACCTGACCAGGGCCCCTGA